The following proteins are encoded in a genomic region of Neurospora crassa OR74A linkage group VI, whole genome shotgun sequence:
- a CDS encoding mitochondrial 2-oxodicarboxylate carrier 1 produces MASEQAPLPFGYTFAAGAIAGVSEILVMYPLDVLKTRIQLQTGKPTAGADHYNGMLDCFKKIVKNEGPSRLYRGITAPILMEAPKRATKFAANDKWGKFYRDLFGQQQMTQGLSVLTGASAGATEAFIVVPFELVKIRLQDKASAGKYNGMVDVVVKTVRNEGLLAMYNGLESTLWRHILWNAGYFGCIFQVRQLIPKAETKKGQTINDIIAGTVGGTVGTIFNTPMDVVKSRIQNTIKVPGQVPKYNWAWPAVLTVFKEEGFGALYKGFIPKVLRLGPGGGILLVVYTGVMDMFRKMRDERLGKQL; encoded by the exons ATGGCGTCCGAGCAagccccccttccttttggCTACACCTTCGCGGCCG GTGCCATCGCTGGTGTCTCTGAA ATTTTGGTTAT GTATCCTCTTGATGTCCTGAAGACCAGAAT CCAACTTCAGACCGGCAAGCCCACCGCGGGCGCCGACCACTACAATGGCATGCTTGACTGCTTCAAGAAGATCGTCAAGAACGAGGG CCCCTCCCGCCTTTACCGCGGCATCACTGCCCCCATCTTGATGGAGGCTCCCAAGCGTGCCACCAAGTTCGCCGCCAACGACAAGTGGGGCAAGTTCTACCGCGACCTCTTTGGCCAGCAGCAGATGACCCAAGGTCTTTCCGTCCTTACCGGTGCCTCCGCCGGTGCCACCGAGGCCTTCATTGTCGTCCCCTTCGAGCTCGTCAAGATCCGTCTCCAAGACAAGGCCTCGGCCGGCAAGTACAACGGCATGGTAGATGTTGTCGTCAAGACGGTGCGCAACGAGGGTCTCCTCGCCATGTACAACGGTCTCGAGTCGACCCTCTGGCGCCACATCCTCTGGAACGCCGGTTACTTTGGCTGCATCTTCCAGGTCCGCCAGCTCATCCCCAAGgccgagaccaagaaggGCCAGACTATCAATGATATCATTGCCGGTACCGTTGGTGGTACTGTCGGTACCATCTTCAACACTCCCATGGACGTCGTCAAGAGCCGTATCCAGAACACCATCAAGGTGCCCGGCCAGGTGCCCAAGTACAACTGGGCCTGGCCTGCCGTCCTGACCGTCTTCAAGGAGGAAGGTTTCGGCGCTCTTTACAAGGGCTTCATCCCCAAGGTCCTCAGACTCGGCCCGGGTGGTGGTATCCTCCTCGTGGTTTACACCGGTGTTATGGACATGTTCCGCAAGATGAGAGATGAGCGCCTTGGCAAGCAGCTTTAA
- a CDS encoding BTB domain and ankyrin repeat containing protein, whose product MTQTHLLWKYYWEDDVEKFRRLLSLAAHGPQPAGRSSNITQGQAGGAGSLGTSPRPSGKSRKQPNGALSRIDVNSRDHVGLTLLLRAASSTTKNAVSFAEALIEHPAIDIHAQDPESGWNALHRALYAGNISIARMLLAKERRVLAGPTASFLRVGQLIKTKDHEGNSPFDLYNATIGERDLIALRELGGAQDEEDGSDNEAEVAQESVSRKPRHGALGEDLYTFGSNRNLTLGLGDQDDRQFPERVYLERPAHLLQRFYNEYLESAGLEGSTAQNLRDIPALVLNRPIVIEDVVMSKLHSAVLTTDPVSNLYVSGVGRGGRLGLGDENTRFKFTPVQGPLGDKKIIQVALGQNHTMALDESRALWTWGSNAHSQLGYTLPEPTKKDEDPISTTPRQVFSSLKKESIQGIAASSIHSVAHTGISLYCWGKNVGQLALMDSDSRSLEYQQTPRKVAASLFSSPIVMVSAIDKATTVLLQNYTVCVFTGYGYNIVKFPFASMDTIGHLSMSNRYEPGRSQISYITSGGETIAALTKRGDLFTMHLDHKMETNPPATSTTNPSKIKGAVTQPQCIWSARKDGVRSVGVGEYGSVIISTHSGAVWRRIKRAKVKDAYSWSSESKRNDFKFQRVPHITKVAAVRASPFGAFAAVRRDLDVLKEQLVVSEQSLWKDVAPLNPLADFRASEPKPRVRNKEKVKFWGNETLKSNLGSVAYEVLKSSDLEEDLESYLVEWNHLHQPLDALVCSSSLPDIRIPVHAWLLSARSSVIRHALAQWRRVSSDVQHEAFTISNVDGKPLLVFQGLDVITLLNFVHFMYEDKVIPAWNFTRQAPPLAYRYRQVRQEVMRLATRLNMHNLEAAARLQVDPKKCMDEDFRLAIKDRTFFDDGDILLELDGREVAVHSSFLCQRCPWFQVLFHGRSRGIWLATRREEAERENERIGIDLKHMEPGAFAYVLRYLYGDYGAELFDPTMCDTFADFLDLVMDVMSMANYLMLDRLSQICQTIMGRFANIRNIANFLNAISPCSITEFRDAGLEYICLQLESMLENHLLDELDDDLLLELDAIVRDNQAAQSPFVRSGRFEMLLHEAHPELAQDIDEERQIRVKEIAFRASREDDRKLSTAFKGKGGSGVDDASASTPAADKTRRASKAARNEPFGHSPELKPKTSQADLIFDMEEEDGPATLSTPLGAKAPKVPSSAVDKDQFPTLGSSWKGKAPIRSGQSPAMASRSSLQAGTSPATKAGGVPWANAPMPASKVGLRDIIQLETTTTPVAAGRSALSEGLAAQQQQQTGKEGTSAPKVAQPKLSQKERKKQQQEQAAAQAALHFAKASLANKPAWGDTESKAPPPWKMVTANKAKPAPPHVNPPVSSPPVAKPLVAAEATPVVRRTASPDTRFAGQRTSSNNSVHTANPNPKSKSTPTLSSSSAQQFPSLGDSSSKPIVPHSKVYIAPARKDEHLLGFSMEEIILQQKLEQERIKGAMSKRSLQEIQEEQAFQEWWDAESKRLQEEEEERKRKATEKEERKEKGDKARGKGRGRDTVNGAESSKAGGDATAKGTGKPGGGEAKTGERKGEGRGGRGKGGPSGKKDGPPPGEGKGAVVASAASTSATPAIPTGPKGHGGAAAPQHHSRKADGGEGSSNPRRRDRGRDRGKGGRDATQVAGAVSTPTGPAIPAAGR is encoded by the coding sequence ATGACGCAGACGCATCTCCTTTGGAAATACTACTGGGAAGACGATGTCGAAAAATTTCGAcgcctcctctccctcgctGCCCACGGCCCCCAACCGGCCGGCCGGAGCAGCAACATAACCCAGGGCCAAGCCGGCGGCGCTGGCAGTCTCGGTACGTCGCCCCGTCCGTCGGGCAAGTCGCGCAAACAGCCCAACGGCGCACTCTCTCGAATCGATGTCAACAGTCGCGACCATGTTGGCCTTACCCTCCTTCTGCGCGCCGCCTCCTCGACAACCAAGAACGCCGTTTCCTTCGCCGAAGCCCTGATCGAGCACCCCGCCATTGATATACACGCCCAAGACCCCGAGAGTGGCTGGAATGCCCTTCACCGTGCATTATACGCAGGGAACATCTCGATTGCCCGGATGCTGCTGGCTAAAGAACGGAGGGTCTTGGCAGGACCTACAGCATCGTTTCTTCGGGTTGGACAGCTGATCAAGACCAAGGATCACGAAGGCAATAGCCCTTTTGACTTGTATAACGCGACCATCGGTGAGCGGGACTTGATAGCTCTTCGAGAACTGGGAGGCGCgcaggatgaagaggacggaTCAGACAACGAAGCCGAGGTGGCTCAGGAGAGCGTTTCCAGGAAACCCAGGCACGGTGCCCTTGGCGAGGATCTATACACCTTTGGAAGCAACCGGAACCTGACATTGGGCCTTGGAGATCAGGATGACCGTCAGTTTCCCGAGCGTGTTTACCTTGAGCGGCCGGCGCATTTGCTTCAGCGATTCTACAACGAGTACCTAGAGAGTGCTGGATTAGAAGGTTCCACTGCCCAAAACCTGAGGGACATTCCAGCTCTCGTTTTGAACCGACCGATTGTTATCGAGGATGTGGTCATGTCGAAACTTCACAGCGCAGTTCTCACGACGGACCCCGTCTCGAATCTGTATGTTAGCGGTGTTGGCCGAGGTGGACGGCTGGGACTTGGTGACGAAAATACCCGCTTCAAGTTTACCCCTGTCCAAGGACCCCTGGGCGACAAAAAGATCATTCAGGTCGCGCTCGGACAGAACCACACCATGGCTCTAGATGAGAGTAGAGCTCTATGGACTTGGGGTAGCAATGCCCACTCCCAGCTAGGCTATACTCTTCCTGAGCCGACCAAAAAGGATGAAGACCCCATAAGCACCACGCCGCGGCAGGTATTCAGCTCCTTGAAAAAGGAGAGTATCCAGGGTATTGCTGCTTCCTCAATCCATTCAGTTGCTCACACCGGCATCTCCCTCTATTGCTGGGGCAAGAATGTTGGCCAACTGGCTCTGATGGATTCGGATTCGAGATCCCTCGAATATCAGCAGACCCCGAGAAAGGTGGCAGCTTCACTCTTCTCGTCGCCGATTGTCATGGTCTCGGCTATTGATAAGGCAACAACAGTTCTTCTCCAGAACTACACAGTCTGCGTGTTCACTGGTTACGGATACAACATCGTTAAGTTTCCGTTTGCGAGCATGGATACGATTGGCCATCTTTCCATGTCCAATCGATATGAGCCAGGTAGGAGCCAGATCTCCTATATCACGTCCGGCGGAGAGACGATTGCCGCTTTGACCAAGCGTGGAGATCTGTTCACCATGCATTTGGACCACAAGATGGAGACGAACCCACCGGCAACCTCTACCACCAATCCTTCCAAGATCAAGGGTGCGGTAACCCAGCCGCAATGTATCTGGAGCGCCAGAAAGGATGGAGTGCGGTCGGTTGGAGTGGGTGAGTATGGCTCGGTTATCATCAGCACCCACTCTGGAGCCGTTTGGCGCCGCATCAAGCGAGCAAAGGTCAAAGACGCCTATTCGTGGTCTTCGGAATCAAAGCGCAACGACTTCAAATTTCAAAGAGTGCCGCATATCACAAAGGTTGCCGCAGTAAGAGCATCACCTTTCGGTGCGTTTGCTGCGGTTCGCCGAGACTTGGATGTATTGAAGGAACAGCTCGTGGTTTCTGAGCAGTCTCTTTGGAAGGATGTGGCACCACTCAATCCTCTGGCGGATTTTAGAGCATCTGAGCCGAAGCCGAGGGTCAGGAATAAGGAGAAGGTCAAATTCTGGGGAAATGAGACACTAAAGTCCAACCTCGGATCCGTCGCATATGAAGTGCTCAAATCCTCGGATCTGGAAGAGGATTTGGAGTCGTACCTCGTAGAATGGAATCATCTTCACCAACCATTGGACGCCCTGGTATGCAGCTCATCCCTTCCGGACATTCGGATTCCAGTTCACGCCTGGCTCCTCTCCGCCCGAAGCTCCGTAATACGGCATGCTCTGGCCCAATGGCGAAGGGTTAGCTCTGATGTTCAGCACGAAGCATTTACGATCAGCAATGTGGATGGAAAGCCTTTGCTTGTCTTTCAGGGCTTGGATGTGATCACCTTGCTCAACTTCGTTCACTTCATGTACGAGGACAAGGTGATACCGGCATGGAACTTTACACGTCAAGCCCCGCCATTGGCCTACAGATATCGTCAGGTTCGCCAGGAGGTCATGAGGCTTGCCACTCGTCTCAACATGCATAATCTTGAGGCAGCGGCCCGGCTGCAGGTCGACCCCAAGAAATGCATGGATGAAGATTTCCGACTAGCCATCAAGGACCGCACCTTCTTTGACGACGGCGATATCCTTCTTGAACTCGACGGCCGGGAAGTTGCCGTCCATAGCTCCTTTCTGTGTCAGAGATGTCCTTGGTTCCAGGTGCTTTTCCACGGACGATCCAGGGGCATTTGGCTGGCTACGCgtcgagaagaagcagaaaggGAGAACGAGAGGATCGGGATTGATCTCAAGCATATGGAACCCGGTGCGTTCGCCTACGTGCTCCGGTATCTGTATGGCGACTACGGCGCGGAGCTGTTTGACCCCACCATGTGTGACACGTTCGCGGAtttccttgaccttgtcATGGATGTGATGTCTATGGCCAACTACCTAATGCTGGACAGGCTGTCACAAATCTGCCAGACCATCATGGGAAGATTTGCCAACATTCGCAACATTGCCAACTTCCTCAATGCCATCAGCCCATGCTCTATCACCGAGTTTAGAGATGCCGGCCTGGAGTACATCTGCTTACAGCTGGAGTCAATGCTCGAAAATCACCTGCTTGATGAGTTGGACGATGACCTGCTTCTGGAGCTAGACGCGATTGTTCGTGACAACCAGGCTGCCCAGTCGCCGTTTGTAAGGAGTGGCAGATTTGAGATGCTGCTTCATGAAGCTCACCCAGAGCTTGCTCAGGATATCGATGAAGAGAGGCAGATCAGGGTTAAGGAGATTGCGTTCAGAGCTTCAAGGGAAGATGATCGAAAGCTCTCCACGGCCTTCAAAGGCAAGGGTGGCAGTGGCGTTGATGATGCATCAGCGTCTACGCCTGCTGCTGACAAAACTAGGAGAGCGTCAAAGGCTGCCAGGAATGAACCGTTTGGTCATAGCCCCGAGTTGAAGCCAAAAACCTCGCAAGCCGATCTCATCTTTGatatggaagaagaagacggtcCGGCTACGCTCAGTACGCCCCTTGGTGCCAAGGCTCCCAAGGTCCCTAGTTCGGCAGTGGATAAGGACCAGTTCCCGACACTAGGCAGTTCATGGAAGGGCAAAGCTCCGATACGGAGTGGGCAGTCGCCTGCCATGGCATCACGCAGTTCTTTGCAGGCCGGAACATCGCCAGCGACGAAAGCCGGAGGAGTTCCATGGGCGAACGCCCCGATGCCGGCCTCGAAGGTTGGCTTGCGGGATATCATCCAATTGGAAACCACGACTACGCCAGTTGCAGCAGGTCGGTCAGCCCTATCAGAGGGTTTGGCtgcacaacagcaacagcagacGGGCAAGGAAGGGACATCGGCGCCAAAGGTTGCACAGCCCAAGCTGTCtcagaaggagaggaagaaacaGCAGCAGGAACAGGCGGCAGCTCAAGCAGCTTTGCACTTTGCCAAGGCTTCCCTTGCAAACAAGCCGGCATGGGGTGACACTGAATCGAAGGCGCCGCCTCCATGGAAGATGGTTACTGCCAACAAGGCCAAGCCAGCGCCGCCACATGTCAATCCTCCCGTTTCTTCTCCGCCAGTCGCCAAGCCACTGGTAGCAGCAGAGGCTACGCCCGTCGTCCGAAGGACAGCATCGCCAGACACGCGATTTGCCGGTCAGCGGACGTCAAGCAACAACAGTGTTCATACCGCTAACCCTAATCCCAAGTCTAAGTCGACACCCacactctcctcttcctcagcCCAGCAGTTCCCAAGCCTCGGAGACTCTTCCAGCAAACCAATCGTCCCACACTCCAAGGTATATATTGCTCCTGCGCGCAAGGACGAGCATTTGCTTGGCTTTAGCATGGAGGAGATCATTCTGCAGCAGAAGCTCGAGCAAGAGCGGATCAAGGGTGCTATGTCTAAGAGGTCCTTGCAAGAGATCCAAGAGGAGCAGGCGTTCCAGGAATGGTGGGATGCCGAGAGCAAGCGGTtacaagaagaggaagaggagaggaagagaaaggctacagagaaggaggagaggaaggagaagggtgaCAAGGCAAGGGGCAAAGGAAGAGGCAGAGACACTGTCAATGGTGCCGAAAGTTCAAAGGCTGGCGGAGATGCCACGGCGAAGGGCACCGGAAAGCCGGGAGGTGGTGAAGCTAAGACGGGAGAACGGAAGGGTGAAGGGAGAGGTGggcgaggaaaaggaggtcCAAGTGGTAAGAAAGATGGGCCTCCCCCCggcgaaggaaaaggagctGTCGTCGCTTCTGCTGCGTCAACCTCTGCAACACCAGCGATACCAACAGGTCCAAAGGGCCATGGTGGAGCAGCAGCGCCACAACATCATTCCAGAAAGGCAGACGGCGGAGAAGGAAGCAGCAacccgaggaggagagacaGGGGAAGAGATCGAGGGAAAGGCGGACGAGATGCCACGCAAGTTGCTGGCGCTGTTTCGACTCCCACCGGTCCCGCCATCCCGGCTGCTGGGAGGTAG
- a CDS encoding autophagy protein Atg13 produces the protein MHQQSRHPPRVSSPAVSAQTNPARTNNQRDPRSRTSTDAADRDGAGGGGQDGGGGALAHAASRDAIKKLDQIIQNFYYKAAVLIIGSRQHLTPGPKKGFNKWFSIETEDTEDFKEELRLYRNSDSFTNRPPPMIIETYIDASRISSSHSLALVDANGKRWDVLEALNSSESSEDSPRKRHLQKRNTEVILERWRVELKCIPNDDALQDFGPSLPTIYKRSIVFFRSLFLATRVMPGWKFSQQTMTKGIHPALEVKCRIVPAEAEFLNYDPLRQPLSDSKDVVTEYMFGDLEVPVGRFNASVIYRNDCTFRVEDADALLSSRLMGVDEDFFKPSIPQRPQPVSHGRADSYAEPGSLPSHRLGRRSREPHQTYGSLSTFHGTGAFGTSPISALKAVRPAGSDTSSPPGSSAASVDQSEPSHSLPIRSASSRTLRDVEGSRRPSISFQPFKAGSISGSPRFPDHGAPASPHSLPRPSGLSGISQARNRSSLTAGMAASLRGPGAAVPTDIPKSSSPRPQSRYSSSFSHRRSRTSFGGQSKTGDDEASSSGRQSLSSSAQPGSALLAEPVGGVASSSSFQTDDDISEFLKELDNRKKLPSFEATKKGEQSAAARRTAAQLNKFHLMRDSNNALTESMLMGSSTLHRSSSSSSRHISNMPGSLGNPGISMSGASVSSSPGGKPLSPHTPHTPAIPSRLSENSIIDYPAQASYNRRGRSHVVPTEEEEEEEEEREDGDETTQTDRQQETGGGAVSAAIDIPLSPRLLHAGSANRRASSVAQQHRSLAAGAGGGTGEDDSDIAQRSLSLGAGGGEAPSLSTLLAFQRRNSGDGNEDSSAGSGMAGMQQLQPAADIRASAELRQANEDQPSNPPVRLMTTSRTPYKSRYSYHGTTTSSTQGRGSGIGPGARGTPPQSSGGPFTGMRYVGTMAGRGGMGVGQGEDGTDDEPLLFAMSELERPSRHSLEEARGGGVLGGSPRGLRGGAQGAGEASGNTDGGGVGDGEEYEVRGTTRRGW, from the exons ATGCATCAACAATCTCGTCATCCCCCCAGGGTCTCCTCCCCCGCAGTTTCGGCCCAGACAAACCCAGCCCGCACAAACAATCAGAGGGACCCCCGGTCTCGAACTAGTACCGACGCCGCCGATAGGGACggagctggtggtggtggtcaggatggaggtggtggcgccCTCGCTCACGCCGCAAGCCGCGAtgccatcaagaagctggaCCAGATCATTCAG AACTTCTACTACAAAGCCGCTGTCCTCATCATCGGGTCGCGACAGCATCTAACGCCTGGGCCCAAGAAAGGGTTCAATAAATGG TTCTCGATAGAGACCGAGGACACCGAAGACTTCAAGGAGGAGCTCCGCCTCTACAGGAACTCGGACAGCTTCACGAATCGTCCCCCGCCCATGATCATCGAGACGTATATCGACGCATCGCGCATTTCCAGCAGTCACAGCCTCGCCCTGGTGGACGCTAATGGCAAGAGGTGGGATGTTCTGGAAGCCCTCAACAGTTCAGAGTCGAGCGAGGATTCGCCACGGAAACGCCACCTGCAAAAACGGAATACCGAGGTGATCTTGGAACGATGGCGCGTCGAGCTCAAGTGCATTCCGAATGATGATGCTTTGCAAGATTTTGGACCCAGCCTGCCCACAATCTATAAACGAAGCATAGTATTCTTCCGGTCGCTGTTCTTGGCCACGCGCGTCATGCCCGGCTGGAAGTTTTCCCAGCAGACCATGACCAAGGGCATCCATCCCGCCCTGGAAGTAAAGTGCCGCATTGTGCCGGCCGAGGCCGAATTCCTCAACTACGATCCGTTGCGCCAACCCCTTTCTGACAGTAAAGATGTAGTAACCGAGTACATGTTCGGTGATCTAGAAGTGCCCGTAGGTCGCTTCAATGCTTCAGTCATCTATCGAAATGACTGCACGTTTCGGGTCGAGGATGCCGACGCTCTGCTGAGTTCGCGACTCATGGGTGTAGATGAGGACTTCTTCAAGCCCTCAATACCTCAACGGCCGCAACCCGTCAGCCACGGCCGAGCCGACTCGTACGCGGAACCCGGATCTTTGCCCTCACACCGCCTAGGACGGCGCAGCCGAGAGCCGCACCAGACGTATGGTAGTCTGTCGACATTTCATGGCACCGGCGCTTTCGGCACAAGCCCCATCTCGGCGCTCAAGGCAGTCCGACCGGCTGGTTCAGACACGAGCTCGCCACCGGGTTCTTCTGCAGCCAGTGTCGACCAGTCAGAACCATCGCATTCTCTTCCCATCCGTAGTGCATCGAGCCGGACATTGCGGGATGTTGAGGGCAGCAGACGACCTTCGATTTCGTTTCAACCATTTAAAGCTGGGTCGATATCCGGGAGTCCCAGGTTTCCCGATCATGGAGCACCGGCCTCGCCACATTCGCTTCCACGACCCTCGGGTTTGAGCGGAATCTCGCAAGCCAGGAACAGATCCTCGCTTACGGCGGGAATGGCGGCCTCTTTGCGTGGTCCCGGTGCTGCTGTTCCAACGGATATTCCCAAGTCTAGCTCACCAAGGCCCCAAAGTCGATATAGCAGCAGTTTCAGCCACCGTCGATCACGGACATCATTCGGCGGCCAAAGCAAGACCGGCGATGACGAAGCCAGTAGTAGTGGCAGACAAAGCCTGTCTTCATCAGCTCAGCCTGGCTCGGCCCTGCTCGCCGAACCTGTAGGTGGAGTGGCCAGTTCAAGCTCGTTCCAGACGGATGACGACATTTCCGAGTTTCTTAAAGAGCTTGACAACAGGAAGAAGTTGCCGAGCTTTGAGGCTACCAAGAAGGGAGAGCAGTCAGCTGCTGCACGCCGTACTGCTGCACAGCTCAACAAGTTCCACCTGATGAGGGACTCGAACAATGCGCTGACGGAGAGCATGCTGATGGGATCTTCAACTTTGCACCGGAGCTCGAGCTCCAGCAGCAGACACATTTCCAACATGCCAGGTAGCCTGGGAAACCCAGGGATTAGTATGAGTGGTGCGAGCGTCAGCAGCTCACCGGGCGGAAAGCCCCTGAGCCCGCATACGCCTCACACGCCCGCGATTCCTAGTCGGTTGAGCGAAAACTCGATTATTGATTACCCGGCCCAGGCTAGCTACAACAGGAGAGGGAGGTCTCATGTGGTGCccaccgaggaggaggaggaggaagaagaagaaagagaagacggcGATGAGACAACGCAAACCGACCGTCAACAGGAAACTGGGGGTGGCGCAGTATCGGCGGCAATCGATATCCCGCTCTCTCCTCGTCTGCTCCATGCGGGTAGCGCAAACCGCCGAGCGAGTTCCGTGGCCCAGCAGCACCGTTCGCTGGCGGCTGGAGCTGGCGGCGGAACGGGAGAAGATGATTCGGATATTGCCCAGCGGAGCTTGAGCCTTGGAGCGGGCGGTGGCGAGGCGCCCTCGTTGAGTACCTTGCTTGCTTTCCAGCGAAGAAATTCGGGCGATGGCAACGAGGACAGTTCGGCGGGAAGTGGAATGGCAGGAATGCAGCAACTACAGCCCGCGGCAGATATCCGGGCTTCGGCGGAGCTGAGGCAGGCAAACGAGGATCAGCCGTCCAATCCGCCAGTCAGGCTCATGACTACCAGCAGGACCCCGTACAAGTCGCGGTACAGCTACCATGGCACGACGACAAGTTCCACGCAAGGGCGCGGTAGCGGGATCGGGCCCGGCGCAAGGGGGACACCGCCTCAATCGAGCGGGGGTCCGTTTACCGGGATGAGGTATGTGGGCACCATGGCTGGTCGAGGTGGAATGGGTGTTGGTCAGGGTGAGGACGGCACCGATGACGAGCCGTTGTTGTTCGCCATGTCTGAACTCGAGAGGCCTTCGAGGCACAGTTTAGAAGAAGCaagaggtggtggtgtgttGGGAGGATCTCCTAGGGGGTTGAGAGGAGGAGCTCAGGGGGCCGGAGAGGCTAGTGGAAATACTGACGGTGGAGGTGTGGGTGATGGAGAAGAGTACGAGGTTAGGGGAACTACGCGTCGGGGATGGTAG